From the genome of Dryobates pubescens isolate bDryPub1 chromosome 9, bDryPub1.pri, whole genome shotgun sequence, one region includes:
- the VWC2 gene encoding brorin isoform X5, producing MPSSTAMAIGALSSYLLVTCCLMVALCSSTIPVQKLAKAQDKQEIKASQEKRDHTSTRDSQTGPGKMNEIGRSGREEGSRDWKSKGNRNYSNKESWTKQKQAWNSQGTSSKFGSIQVQEQRDATPEEPQVAEDSLPEAVASVTPEPPEEYAYPDYRGKGCVDESGFVYAIGEKFAPGPSACPCLCTEEGPLCIQPECPRLHPRCIHVDTTQCCPQCKERKNYCEFRGKTYQTLEEFMVSPCEKCRCEANGEVLCTVSACPQTECVDPVYEPDQCCPICKNEISRR from the exons ATGCCCAGCTCTACTGCAATGGCAATTGGAGCTCTCTCTAGTTATCTTCTCGTAACCTGCTGCCTCATGGTTGCCCTCTGTAGTTCCACCATACCTGTGCAAAAACTGGCCAAGGCTCAAGACAAACAGGAGATAAAGGCAAGCCAGGAAAAGAGGGATCACACATCTACAAGGGACAGCCAGACAGGCCCAGGAAAAATGAATGAGATCGGCAGAagtgggagggaagagggtagcagggactggaagagcaAAGGAAACAGGAACTACTCGAACAAGGAGTCTTGGACTAAGCAAAAGCAGGCTTGGAACAGTCAGGGGACAAGCAGTAAATTTGGGAGCATTCAAGTGCAAGAGCAAAGGGATGCCACTCCCGAGGAACCTCAGGTGGCTGAAGATTCTCTCCCAGAAGCTGTTGCGAGTGTCACTCCTGAGCCGCCGGAGGAGTACGCCTATCCAGATTATCGTGGGAAAGGCTGCGTGGACGAGAGTGGCTTTGTATATGCCATCGGGGAGAAGTTTGCACCAGGCCcttctgcctgcccctgcctctgcaCAGAGGAGGGCCCGCTGTGCATACAACCCGAGTGCCCTAGGCTCCACCCTCGATGCATCCATGTGGACACCACGCAGTGCTGCCCACAGTGCAAGGAGAGGAAGAACTACTGCGAGTTTCGAGGGAAAACCTACCAGACCCTAGAGGAGTTCATG GTATCTCCATGTGAGAAGTGTCGCTGTGAAGCCAATGGTGAAGTGCTGTGCACTGTCTCAGCTTGTCCCCAGACTGAGTGTGTGGATCCAGTGTATGAGCCTGATCAGTGCTGTCCTATCTGCAAGAATG
- the VWC2 gene encoding brorin isoform X3 → MPSSTAMAIGALSSYLLVTCCLMVALCSSTIPVQKLAKAQDKQEIKASQEKRDHTSTRDSQTGPGKMNEIGRSGREEGSRDWKSKGNRNYSNKESWTKQKQAWNSQGTSSKFGSIQVQEQRDATPEEPQVAEDSLPEAVASVTPEPPEEYAYPDYRGKGCVDESGFVYAIGEKFAPGPSACPCLCTEEGPLCIQPECPRLHPRCIHVDTTQCCPQCKERKNYCEFRGKTYQTLEEFMVSPCEKCRCEANGEVLCTVSACPQTECVDPVYEPDQCCPICKNEHLGSVGVSSHPRCCHFVLPTHSPF, encoded by the exons ATGCCCAGCTCTACTGCAATGGCAATTGGAGCTCTCTCTAGTTATCTTCTCGTAACCTGCTGCCTCATGGTTGCCCTCTGTAGTTCCACCATACCTGTGCAAAAACTGGCCAAGGCTCAAGACAAACAGGAGATAAAGGCAAGCCAGGAAAAGAGGGATCACACATCTACAAGGGACAGCCAGACAGGCCCAGGAAAAATGAATGAGATCGGCAGAagtgggagggaagagggtagcagggactggaagagcaAAGGAAACAGGAACTACTCGAACAAGGAGTCTTGGACTAAGCAAAAGCAGGCTTGGAACAGTCAGGGGACAAGCAGTAAATTTGGGAGCATTCAAGTGCAAGAGCAAAGGGATGCCACTCCCGAGGAACCTCAGGTGGCTGAAGATTCTCTCCCAGAAGCTGTTGCGAGTGTCACTCCTGAGCCGCCGGAGGAGTACGCCTATCCAGATTATCGTGGGAAAGGCTGCGTGGACGAGAGTGGCTTTGTATATGCCATCGGGGAGAAGTTTGCACCAGGCCcttctgcctgcccctgcctctgcaCAGAGGAGGGCCCGCTGTGCATACAACCCGAGTGCCCTAGGCTCCACCCTCGATGCATCCATGTGGACACCACGCAGTGCTGCCCACAGTGCAAGGAGAGGAAGAACTACTGCGAGTTTCGAGGGAAAACCTACCAGACCCTAGAGGAGTTCATG GTATCTCCATGTGAGAAGTGTCGCTGTGAAGCCAATGGTGAAGTGCTGTGCACTGTCTCAGCTTGTCCCCAGACTGAGTGTGTGGATCCAGTGTATGAGCCTGATCAGTGCTGTCCTATCTGCAAGAATG
- the VWC2 gene encoding brorin isoform X4 yields the protein MPSSTAMAIGALSSYLLVTCCLMVALCSSTIPVQKLAKAQDKQEIKASQEKRDHTSTRDSQTGPGKMNEIGRSGREEGSRDWKSKGNRNYSNKESWTKQKQAWNSQGTSSKFGSIQVQEQRDATPEEPQVAEDSLPEAVASVTPEPPEEYAYPDYRGKGCVDESGFVYAIGEKFAPGPSACPCLCTEEGPLCIQPECPRLHPRCIHVDTTQCCPQCKERKNYCEFRGKTYQTLEEFMVSPCEKCRCEANGEVLCTVSACPQTECVDPVYEPDQCCPICKNVLNTCFSHALAAN from the exons ATGCCCAGCTCTACTGCAATGGCAATTGGAGCTCTCTCTAGTTATCTTCTCGTAACCTGCTGCCTCATGGTTGCCCTCTGTAGTTCCACCATACCTGTGCAAAAACTGGCCAAGGCTCAAGACAAACAGGAGATAAAGGCAAGCCAGGAAAAGAGGGATCACACATCTACAAGGGACAGCCAGACAGGCCCAGGAAAAATGAATGAGATCGGCAGAagtgggagggaagagggtagcagggactggaagagcaAAGGAAACAGGAACTACTCGAACAAGGAGTCTTGGACTAAGCAAAAGCAGGCTTGGAACAGTCAGGGGACAAGCAGTAAATTTGGGAGCATTCAAGTGCAAGAGCAAAGGGATGCCACTCCCGAGGAACCTCAGGTGGCTGAAGATTCTCTCCCAGAAGCTGTTGCGAGTGTCACTCCTGAGCCGCCGGAGGAGTACGCCTATCCAGATTATCGTGGGAAAGGCTGCGTGGACGAGAGTGGCTTTGTATATGCCATCGGGGAGAAGTTTGCACCAGGCCcttctgcctgcccctgcctctgcaCAGAGGAGGGCCCGCTGTGCATACAACCCGAGTGCCCTAGGCTCCACCCTCGATGCATCCATGTGGACACCACGCAGTGCTGCCCACAGTGCAAGGAGAGGAAGAACTACTGCGAGTTTCGAGGGAAAACCTACCAGACCCTAGAGGAGTTCATG GTATCTCCATGTGAGAAGTGTCGCTGTGAAGCCAATGGTGAAGTGCTGTGCACTGTCTCAGCTTGTCCCCAGACTGAGTGTGTGGATCCAGTGTATGAGCCTGATCAGTGCTGTCCTATCTGCAAGAATG TGTTAAATACCTGTTTCAGTCATGCTTTGGCAGCTAATTAA